In Thiospirochaeta perfilievii, a single window of DNA contains:
- a CDS encoding AAA family ATPase, giving the protein MRISQAKVAIKQLYKTKSVTALISERGVGKTSAYKQCAKELGIGYIDLYAAALEGPDFMGLPSKNQSIGITEYLAPRFLPTVEAIKNGLYPDSGILVLEEINRVPSDTVSVLYPLLLDRKINGHTLGENWRIGVTMNPDNMNYLVNTLDDAMLDRFITISIEPNIDDYIEYSLSRPHNKSVLEYLKDYPEMLMIINKNSSELSKSPTPRGWSLVQEVLNSCDFDDTIKEEVIAGIIGVNTSVAFWAYLNSYKDYIPKPGEILNNYSNIRGRVLELLSNNSVEDSINLINSIISNLENSLGSYSELNQFLNDLPKELLTYFYKELTVKKPKLLENISDQLESFEKATDDLIDLIVG; this is encoded by the coding sequence ATGAGAATAAGTCAAGCAAAGGTTGCTATTAAACAGTTATATAAAACAAAGAGTGTTACTGCTCTAATTAGTGAACGGGGTGTAGGTAAAACTTCAGCATATAAACAGTGTGCTAAAGAGCTTGGTATTGGTTATATTGACCTTTATGCTGCAGCTCTTGAAGGGCCAGACTTTATGGGGTTACCTAGTAAAAATCAGAGCATAGGTATAACAGAGTATTTAGCTCCAAGATTTTTACCTACAGTAGAAGCGATAAAAAATGGTTTATATCCAGATTCTGGAATATTGGTTTTAGAAGAGATAAATAGGGTCCCTTCAGATACAGTCTCTGTTTTATATCCACTACTTCTAGATAGAAAGATAAATGGTCACACCCTTGGAGAAAACTGGAGAATTGGTGTTACAATGAATCCGGATAACATGAACTACTTAGTAAATACCCTTGATGATGCTATGTTAGATAGATTTATTACCATATCTATTGAACCAAACATTGATGACTATATTGAATACTCTCTTAGTAGACCCCACAATAAATCTGTTTTAGAGTATTTAAAAGATTATCCTGAAATGTTAATGATAATAAATAAAAACTCTTCAGAGCTTAGTAAGTCTCCTACTCCAAGGGGGTGGAGTTTAGTTCAGGAAGTTCTAAACAGTTGTGATTTTGATGATACTATTAAAGAAGAGGTTATAGCTGGGATTATAGGTGTTAATACGTCTGTTGCCTTTTGGGCTTACTTAAATAGTTACAAGGATTATATACCAAAACCAGGAGAGATTCTTAATAATTATTCTAATATTAGAGGTCGTGTATTAGAATTATTAAGTAATAATAGTGTAGAGGATAGTATAAACTTAATAAACTCAATAATTTCAAACCTTGAAAACAGTTTGGGAAGTTATAGTGAGTTAAATCAATTTTTAAATGATCTACCTAAGGAACTTCTTACATACTTTTATAAAGAGTTAACAGTTAAAAAGCCTAAACTTCTTGAAAATATATCTGATCAACTTGAGAGTTTTGAAAAAGCGACAGACGATCTAATTGACCTAATAGTTGGATAG
- a CDS encoding vWA domain-containing protein, whose protein sequence is MGNIQDTIYKLLVKYPFYGYLLSKIGVKKSSRVKNLKTVYNKGFYLLYNEVWFLELSESRRIGAIQHELLHIVLHHRTRIGNRSKALWSISCDIAVNQFIKPENLLDGALTLDIINELLNVEYDEFETSEYYYDRLKEYENSLIFESIDNEYKLKNESNIFVGDILEESNFSSFGESVLKESISDSLEYSEGDSTLNSYLSKNIEDTNSITTLDWRVVLKRFLSKQGKINIKRSYKRVSRRFDYSPGKLRSSGVKALLALDESGSMDDLVVDKYLTELKYINKITGVDIKVTRFDSECSAPQGLNEYIKDGGRIKKGATDFRPIFKLADNLKSDQVIIFTDGDGIYPESVKQRVLWVLTKMDLTGQI, encoded by the coding sequence GTGGGTAATATACAAGATACAATTTATAAATTACTGGTAAAATACCCTTTTTATGGCTACCTACTATCTAAAATAGGGGTTAAAAAGAGTTCTAGGGTTAAAAACCTTAAAACTGTCTACAATAAAGGGTTTTATCTTCTATATAATGAGGTGTGGTTTTTAGAACTATCAGAGAGTAGAAGAATAGGAGCCATTCAACATGAGTTGTTACATATAGTACTTCATCATAGAACTAGGATAGGAAACCGTTCTAAAGCCCTATGGTCCATATCCTGTGATATAGCTGTTAATCAATTTATTAAACCAGAGAACCTCTTAGATGGTGCATTAACCTTAGACATAATAAATGAACTACTAAATGTTGAATACGATGAGTTTGAAACAAGTGAATACTATTATGATAGATTAAAAGAGTATGAAAATAGTCTAATTTTTGAGTCTATAGATAATGAGTATAAGTTGAAAAATGAAAGCAACATTTTTGTAGGGGATATTCTAGAGGAGAGTAACTTCTCTAGTTTTGGTGAGAGTGTATTAAAAGAGAGTATTAGTGATAGCCTAGAGTATTCTGAGGGGGATTCAACACTTAATAGCTATTTATCAAAAAATATTGAGGATACAAACAGTATAACAACCTTGGACTGGAGAGTTGTATTAAAAAGATTTTTATCAAAACAGGGTAAAATTAATATAAAGCGATCTTATAAAAGGGTTTCTAGGCGATTTGACTACTCTCCAGGGAAGTTAAGATCAAGTGGTGTAAAGGCTCTCTTAGCCTTAGATGAGTCCGGATCCATGGATGACTTGGTTGTAGATAAGTATTTAACAGAGTTGAAGTATATAAATAAAATAACCGGTGTTGATATAAAAGTTACTCGTTTTGATTCCGAGTGCTCAGCTCCCCAGGGGTTAAATGAGTATATTAAAGATGGGGGGAGGATAAAAAAAGGGGCTACAGACTTTAGACCAATATTTAAATTAGCAGATAACTTAAAGTCAGACCAAGTAATTATTTTTACAGATGGAGATGGAATATATCCAGAAAGTGTAAAACAACGCGTTTTGTGGGTATTAACAAAAATGGACTTAACAGGTCAAATATAG
- a CDS encoding lysophospholipid acyltransferase family protein: MIIFHFLLTIYYYLSQLILFTLTTPIAFIIWIISTPFDRQRRINHRISCFVGQMVMALNPYWNTKAYGLDKIDYKKNYVIASNHQSLSDIVMLTYLKPLQFKYVSKKELVYIPFIGWIMGMSSYILLNRKDPKSQFKMMRTSEKHLNNNMSIAIFPEGTRSKDGQLLRFKDGASLLSKTTNRPILPICMVGNDNSMPSEGFVWNKRVNMKIFVLDPIFPENYEKTKDITNAVKDAISKKLEEERS, encoded by the coding sequence ATGATTATTTTTCACTTTCTATTAACTATATACTACTATTTATCCCAGTTAATACTATTTACCCTAACTACTCCAATTGCATTTATTATATGGATTATATCGACGCCCTTTGACAGACAACGAAGGATTAACCACAGAATAAGCTGTTTTGTAGGACAGATGGTTATGGCACTAAATCCATACTGGAATACAAAGGCCTATGGATTAGATAAAATTGATTATAAAAAAAACTACGTAATAGCATCTAACCATCAATCCTTATCTGACATTGTAATGTTAACATATTTAAAGCCGTTACAATTTAAATATGTATCAAAAAAAGAGCTTGTTTATATCCCTTTCATTGGATGGATTATGGGTATGTCCTCCTATATACTATTAAATAGAAAGGATCCTAAAAGTCAGTTTAAGATGATGAGAACCAGTGAAAAACATCTAAATAATAATATGTCTATTGCAATTTTCCCTGAGGGTACTAGAAGTAAGGATGGGCAACTACTTCGGTTTAAAGATGGAGCATCCCTTCTATCTAAAACTACAAATAGACCTATACTACCTATATGTATGGTTGGTAACGATAACTCGATGCCAAGTGAAGGATTTGTTTGGAATAAAAGAGTCAATATGAAGATATTTGTTTTAGACCCAATATTTCCAGAAAATTATGAGAAGACAAAGGATATAACTAACGCAGTTAAAGATGCTATATCTAAAAAACTAGAAGAGGAGAGATCCTAA
- a CDS encoding MFS transporter, protein MKKLSLKTSFGFAIGDIGGNLYFSLVGFIFLFYLTDELGLSGALAGTAMMIGKIWDAISDPIVSSLSDRCKSKFGRRRPFIFWGALLLFTLLVITFSLPKFSSKVTTFIVYTIMFSLLNTSFTLVNIPYSSLQPELTDDYNETTKLTGLRMFFAIIGTLLAVLGRPIAEYFGTDNRGWTYMAVILGLIMLISSWITVFTVEESKIAKKKQKSVFLSFKEALINKEFIFALIPWVLFVTAVTVIQTSFLYYFKYIYNKEGLFELSLFGLIIVSLLSLPLWVIIAKRIDKGPSYILGMSIFSIGLILIYFLSPYSSPYTSVIIISFSGIGFSTHYIMPNAIIPDIIELDYIRSGIRREGVYYSIWNFLLKLGQALAGLVIGLTLDIVGFIPPVNGSKQIVLQSKNTLDGIAFLCGPIPVFLLIIGILVLRKYPISINYYNMIKNEKY, encoded by the coding sequence ATGAAAAAGCTTAGTTTAAAAACATCCTTTGGATTTGCCATAGGAGATATTGGGGGTAATCTATACTTCTCCCTTGTGGGTTTTATATTTTTGTTCTATTTAACTGATGAACTGGGTTTATCAGGTGCATTAGCTGGAACTGCAATGATGATAGGAAAGATTTGGGATGCTATTAGTGATCCTATTGTTAGCTCCCTATCGGATAGATGTAAAAGTAAATTTGGAAGAAGAAGACCATTTATTTTTTGGGGAGCACTGTTACTTTTTACTCTTTTAGTAATTACATTCTCTCTACCTAAATTCAGCTCTAAAGTTACAACATTTATAGTATATACTATTATGTTCTCCCTACTAAACACATCTTTTACCCTGGTAAATATTCCCTACTCCTCGTTGCAGCCTGAACTAACAGATGATTATAATGAAACAACAAAACTAACTGGATTAAGAATGTTTTTTGCTATAATAGGTACTCTATTAGCAGTGCTTGGGAGACCTATTGCAGAGTATTTTGGTACAGATAATAGAGGGTGGACTTACATGGCTGTAATATTAGGCCTGATAATGTTAATAAGTTCATGGATTACGGTTTTTACAGTAGAGGAGAGTAAGATTGCTAAAAAAAAGCAAAAGAGTGTATTCCTCTCATTTAAAGAAGCCCTTATTAATAAAGAGTTTATTTTTGCCCTTATACCATGGGTACTATTTGTTACAGCAGTAACTGTTATACAGACATCATTTTTATACTATTTCAAATATATATACAATAAAGAAGGCTTATTTGAACTCTCTCTATTTGGACTAATAATAGTATCACTATTATCCCTACCACTATGGGTTATTATCGCTAAAAGAATAGATAAAGGGCCAAGTTACATTCTAGGAATGTCTATATTCTCAATAGGACTGATCCTAATATACTTTTTATCCCCATATTCTAGCCCATACACCTCTGTTATAATCATCTCCTTTTCTGGAATAGGCTTCTCAACCCACTACATTATGCCAAATGCTATTATTCCAGATATTATTGAGTTAGATTATATAAGAAGTGGTATAAGACGGGAGGGTGTCTATTACAGTATATGGAACTTTTTATTAAAACTAGGTCAAGCTTTAGCTGGGTTAGTAATAGGTTTAACCCTAGATATTGTTGGATTTATACCACCTGTTAATGGATCAAAACAGATAGTTTTACAGAGTAAAAATACCCTTGATGGAATAGCCTTCCTTTGTGGACCAATTCCAGTTTTTCTACTTATAATTGGTATTTTAGTTCTAAGGAAATATCCTATATCAATTAACTATTACAATATGATAAAAAATGAAAAATATTAA
- a CDS encoding YkgJ family cysteine cluster protein, translating into MKEFQCKCCGDCCSGDMEIFLNLYDLYKIAKHRGYTSTKTLFDNRIVSIAKGQNSMLFPRMVFKKYPYKFCPFLINDVDEKMNIRGFCSLHPYTKPLVCILAPHSKIYDNDSKESKYIYTKPTESCPGKLADFENSNKQILDPILLELAYDNDFFNILSLIKDKNIQNYESKLYYFSTKRAFKDTMLQLRSYYEKA; encoded by the coding sequence ATGAAAGAGTTTCAGTGTAAATGTTGCGGAGATTGTTGTTCTGGGGATATGGAGATATTTTTAAACTTATACGATCTATATAAAATAGCAAAACATAGAGGGTATACATCTACAAAAACCCTATTTGATAATAGGATTGTATCCATAGCTAAAGGGCAAAACAGTATGTTATTCCCTAGAATGGTATTTAAAAAGTACCCATATAAGTTTTGCCCTTTTTTAATTAATGATGTGGATGAGAAGATGAACATTAGAGGTTTTTGCTCCCTTCATCCTTATACAAAGCCCCTAGTTTGCATATTGGCTCCACACAGTAAAATTTACGATAATGACTCAAAAGAGTCTAAATATATCTATACAAAACCTACAGAGTCTTGTCCTGGAAAGTTAGCTGATTTTGAAAATAGTAATAAACAGATACTTGATCCAATTCTTCTTGAATTAGCCTATGATAATGATTTTTTTAACATTCTTAGCCTAATAAAGGATAAAAATATTCAAAATTATGAGTCTAAACTCTACTATTTCTCAACTAAGAGAGCTTTTAAAGATACGATGCTTCAACTTAGGAGTTACTATGAAAAAGCTTAG
- the ispG gene encoding flavodoxin-dependent (E)-4-hydroxy-3-methylbut-2-enyl-diphosphate synthase — MKTKEIKVGNVLIGGDNPVSIQTMWDRPITVVDNKLIDKLNDIQAAGCDIIRFAVPKIEDAKIIGDIASKISMPVVADIHFDYKIALKCMDYPISKIRINPGNIGTKWKVEEVLKKAVDKNIPLRIGINGGSLPSDLRENDNLSKALITAAEREMEFLDKHNFDNFLVSLKASNIDDAYRANKAFSKKYNNPIHLGITEAGSLIPAVVKSSIYLYKLLSEGIGDTLRISISDDPLKEIYAANEILSALKLNKRERVELISCPKCGRASFDTHEFNNLIQKKLSTVNKSITVAIMGCTVNGPQEAKHADLGITGSGNSILIFKHGEIIRKVTKDEALEAFTQEIDNFEK, encoded by the coding sequence ATGAAAACTAAAGAGATAAAAGTCGGAAATGTTCTTATTGGTGGGGATAATCCCGTTTCTATACAGACAATGTGGGATAGACCCATTACAGTTGTTGATAATAAACTAATAGATAAGTTAAATGATATACAGGCAGCAGGTTGCGATATAATAAGATTTGCTGTACCAAAAATTGAGGATGCAAAAATAATAGGTGATATAGCATCAAAAATATCTATGCCAGTAGTTGCTGATATTCACTTTGATTATAAAATTGCCCTAAAGTGTATGGATTACCCCATATCGAAAATAAGAATAAATCCAGGTAATATAGGAACTAAATGGAAGGTTGAAGAGGTTCTTAAAAAGGCTGTAGATAAAAATATTCCTTTAAGGATAGGGATAAATGGAGGTTCCCTTCCATCTGATTTAAGGGAGAATGACAATCTTTCAAAGGCTCTTATAACAGCAGCGGAGAGGGAGATGGAGTTTTTAGATAAACATAACTTTGATAACTTCCTTGTATCTTTAAAAGCTTCTAATATAGATGATGCATATAGGGCTAATAAAGCTTTTTCCAAAAAGTATAATAATCCTATCCATTTAGGAATAACAGAGGCAGGTTCTCTAATCCCAGCTGTTGTTAAGTCATCTATCTATCTCTACAAACTTTTAAGTGAAGGTATTGGTGATACTCTAAGAATATCCATATCAGATGATCCTCTAAAGGAGATATACGCTGCAAACGAGATTCTATCCGCCCTTAAACTTAATAAGAGGGAGAGGGTTGAATTAATCTCCTGCCCTAAATGTGGTAGAGCATCCTTTGATACCCATGAGTTTAATAACCTAATTCAAAAAAAACTCTCCACAGTAAATAAGAGTATAACTGTTGCAATTATGGGGTGTACTGTTAATGGACCTCAGGAGGCTAAACATGCTGATCTTGGAATAACTGGTTCAGGGAATAGTATTTTAATATTCAAACATGGTGAGATAATCCGTAAAGTAACAAAGGATGAAGCCTTAGAAGCCTTTACCCAGGAGATTGATAATTTTGAGAAATAG